A window of the Rhizobium sp. N324 genome harbors these coding sequences:
- a CDS encoding ABC transporter permease, protein MTITPGATVVAEKRVVKRKFHSEMSMALVLVGIALAFEILGWVFVGSSFLGNEQRLSIIILQVSVIGILAVGVTHVIITGGIDLASGSVVGLAAMVAASLAQSSTDVRALYPALTDLSPIWPILAGLIVGLLAGWVSGLLIAKTGIPPFIATLGMMVCARGVAKWYTLGQPIALLTPQFTWLGKSFIVFGFPVPLPVIIFLGVAVLSHIALGYTRYGKYTYAIGSNPQAARVSGINIGAHLIKVYAVAGLLSGLAGVVTAARAASAQPTMGTAYELDAIAAAVIGGTSLAGGAGRITGTLIGTIILGIITSGFTFLKIGSYYQEIIKGTIIVLAVVIDQYRRSKQARA, encoded by the coding sequence ATGACGATAACCCCTGGGGCCACGGTTGTGGCGGAAAAGCGTGTGGTGAAGCGCAAGTTTCACAGTGAGATGTCGATGGCGCTGGTGCTGGTCGGCATTGCCCTTGCCTTCGAGATCCTCGGCTGGGTCTTCGTCGGCAGTTCGTTCCTCGGCAATGAGCAGCGCCTGTCGATCATCATCCTGCAGGTCTCGGTGATCGGCATTCTGGCCGTCGGCGTCACCCATGTCATCATCACCGGCGGCATCGACCTGGCCTCCGGCTCGGTGGTCGGGCTGGCCGCCATGGTCGCCGCCTCGCTGGCGCAAAGCTCGACAGATGTGCGCGCCCTTTATCCCGCACTCACCGATCTCTCGCCGATCTGGCCGATCCTCGCCGGCCTCATCGTCGGCCTGCTGGCCGGATGGGTCAGCGGTCTCCTGATCGCCAAGACCGGCATTCCCCCCTTCATCGCCACGCTCGGCATGATGGTCTGCGCCAGAGGTGTGGCCAAGTGGTACACGCTCGGACAGCCGATCGCTCTCCTGACGCCGCAATTCACCTGGCTCGGCAAGAGCTTCATCGTCTTCGGCTTTCCCGTGCCGCTGCCGGTGATCATCTTCCTCGGCGTCGCCGTGCTCTCCCACATCGCCCTCGGTTATACGCGCTACGGCAAATATACCTATGCGATCGGCTCCAATCCCCAGGCGGCGCGCGTCTCCGGCATCAATATCGGCGCCCATCTGATCAAGGTCTATGCCGTCGCCGGACTGCTGTCGGGGCTGGCCGGAGTGGTCACCGCAGCCCGGGCCGCATCCGCCCAGCCGACCATGGGCACCGCTTACGAACTCGACGCCATCGCCGCAGCCGTCATCGGCGGAACATCGCTCGCCGGCGGCGCAGGACGCATCACCGGAACGCTGATCGGAACCATCATCCTCGGCATCATCACCTCAGGATTCACATTCCTCAAGATCGGCTCCTACTACCAGGAGATCATCAAGGGAACCATCATCGTCCTTGCCGTCGTCATCGATCAATACAGGCGATCAAAACAAGCAAGAGCGTGA
- a CDS encoding LamB/YcsF family protein, whose amino-acid sequence MASIDLNSDLGESFGAWAMGDDVSMLSIVTSANIACGFHAGDPAGILSVLKEAAKRGVSVGAHIGYRDLVGFGRRNMDPSSDELVGDTIYQIGALQALAKAAGTRVRYVKPHGALYNTIATDARQAYDVITGIKAVDPSLALLALSGAPIVEQARAAGLTVVCEAFADRAYNADGSLVSRRLPGSVVHDPETIAKRMLRLVADGRITAVDGTDIRLEAQSICVHGDTPAAVAIAQTLREALMSNGVGLKPFTDVDHD is encoded by the coding sequence ATGGCAAGCATCGACCTCAACAGCGATCTCGGCGAAAGCTTCGGTGCATGGGCAATGGGTGACGATGTTTCGATGCTGTCGATCGTCACCAGCGCCAACATTGCCTGCGGCTTCCATGCCGGTGATCCGGCGGGCATCCTGTCCGTTTTAAAGGAAGCGGCAAAACGCGGCGTCTCGGTCGGAGCCCATATCGGTTACCGCGATCTCGTCGGGTTCGGTCGCCGCAACATGGATCCGTCCAGCGACGAACTCGTCGGCGATACCATCTACCAGATCGGCGCTTTGCAGGCTCTGGCAAAAGCCGCAGGCACCCGGGTGCGTTATGTAAAGCCGCATGGGGCACTGTACAACACGATTGCCACTGATGCCCGGCAGGCCTACGATGTCATCACCGGTATCAAGGCGGTCGATCCCTCGCTCGCCTTGCTGGCGCTTTCCGGGGCGCCCATCGTCGAGCAGGCGCGTGCGGCCGGGCTCACGGTTGTCTGCGAGGCCTTCGCCGATCGGGCCTACAACGCCGATGGCAGCCTCGTCAGCCGCCGCTTGCCGGGCTCGGTCGTCCACGACCCCGAAACCATTGCCAAGCGGATGCTGCGCCTGGTGGCGGACGGTCGCATCACGGCGGTTGATGGCACGGACATAAGGCTCGAAGCGCAATCGATCTGTGTCCACGGCGATACTCCGGCGGCCGTGGCCATCGCTCAGACTTTGCGCGAAGCATTGATGAGCAACGGCGTCGGTCTCAAGCCTTTCACGGATGTCGACCATGACTGA